A window from Acidobacteriota bacterium encodes these proteins:
- the def gene encoding peptide deformylase: MLRPIVRYGVPALVAKAGRVDRFDADLGRLIDDMVETMYAAPGVGLAAPQIGVALRVAVIDLSVGKRGGEIITLVNPEFVEREGVQLEEEGCLSVPGFTATVARPGRVVVRAQDRSGASRVVEGTGLLARALQHELDHLDGVLFLDHLRGIKREMIVRKIRRLARTGQW; the protein is encoded by the coding sequence ATGCTCCGGCCGATCGTCCGCTATGGCGTGCCAGCACTCGTCGCCAAAGCGGGTCGGGTCGACCGGTTCGACGCTGATCTCGGCCGGCTCATCGACGACATGGTCGAGACCATGTACGCGGCGCCCGGCGTCGGGCTCGCGGCGCCACAGATCGGCGTCGCGCTGCGCGTCGCGGTCATCGACCTCAGCGTGGGCAAACGCGGCGGCGAGATCATCACCCTGGTCAACCCGGAGTTCGTCGAGCGCGAGGGCGTGCAGCTCGAGGAGGAGGGGTGCTTGAGCGTGCCCGGCTTCACGGCCACCGTGGCGCGCCCCGGCCGCGTGGTCGTTCGTGCGCAGGATCGCAGCGGTGCCTCGCGCGTGGTCGAAGGCACGGGACTGCTCGCTCGCGCGCTCCAGCACGAGCTGGATCACCTCGACGGCGTGCTCTTCCTGGACCACCTGCGCGGCATCAAGCGCGAGATGATCGTGCGCAAGATCCGCAGGCTCGCGCGGACTGGCCAGTGGTGA
- a CDS encoding methionyl-tRNA formyltransferase — translation MRSLRVAFFGTPAFALTTLERIAASAHPIVLVVTQPDRPRGRGQRVLPSPVKTFAAARGVPVLQPERLRDEPFLLAFDAATADIGVVAAYGRILPPVLLARPRLGMINVHASLLPRWRGAAPVHRAILAGDRETGVTIMRVAAALDAGPMLAQERVTIGQDETSAALEGRLADAGARLLVQTLDRLAEGPVAETPQPEDGITYASRLERQESRIDWGQPARQVHDRIRGLQPWPMATVMLHGRRLRIVGSSIGHEDPSDASPGTVVKVTPDAFEVAAAAGTVRVTTVQPEGKTPMSVRQFLLGHTLSAGDRLDPVPTG, via the coding sequence GTGAGGTCGCTGCGGGTCGCCTTCTTCGGCACGCCGGCATTCGCGCTCACCACGCTCGAACGCATCGCCGCGTCGGCCCATCCGATCGTCCTCGTTGTCACCCAGCCGGATCGGCCGCGAGGCAGGGGCCAACGGGTGCTGCCAAGTCCGGTCAAGACGTTCGCGGCTGCGCGAGGTGTTCCGGTGCTGCAGCCGGAGAGGCTGCGCGACGAGCCGTTCCTGCTCGCGTTCGATGCCGCCACGGCGGACATCGGGGTGGTGGCGGCGTACGGACGGATCCTGCCCCCGGTGCTCCTCGCGCGCCCGCGCCTCGGGATGATCAACGTGCATGCGTCGCTCTTGCCGCGGTGGCGAGGCGCCGCGCCGGTCCACCGCGCGATCCTGGCCGGCGACCGTGAGACCGGCGTCACGATCATGCGCGTCGCCGCAGCGCTCGACGCCGGGCCGATGCTCGCGCAGGAACGGGTGACCATCGGGCAGGATGAGACGAGCGCGGCACTCGAGGGCAGGCTGGCGGACGCGGGGGCGCGCCTGCTCGTGCAGACGCTCGACCGGCTCGCGGAAGGACCGGTCGCGGAGACGCCCCAGCCGGAGGACGGGATCACGTACGCGAGCCGGCTCGAACGGCAGGAGAGCCGGATCGACTGGGGGCAGCCCGCCCGGCAGGTCCATGACCGGATTCGCGGCCTGCAGCCCTGGCCGATGGCGACGGTGATGCTGCACGGCCGGCGTCTGCGGATCGTCGGTTCGTCGATCGGGCACGAGGATCCCTCGGACGCCTCGCCCGGAACGGTCGTGAAGGTGACACCCGATGCGTTCGAGGTGGCGGCGGCGGCCGGAACGGTGCGGGTGACGACCGTCCAGCCGGAGGGGAAGACGCCGATGAGCGTGCGTCAGTTCCTGCTCGGCCACACCCTGAGCGCCGGCGACCGTCTGGATCCGGTGCCGACCGGCTGA
- a CDS encoding PASTA domain-containing protein — MPSPPPSSRFGTRVWSAGRLLVLAVALAVTFGAFFLTAFRVTNRAREVAVPDLKGMTIAAATTALADEGLALKVESRRADPKVPADRILAQEPEPGAVLRRQRTVRVRVSDGQRDPIVPSVVGQAERTAEIVLAQAQIGIASRSEIHDGEYPAGTVIAQDPPEKQRAGQVNLLVNRGQGGVSFVMPDLIGTPASRVVDLLRRRGFRVSVSADVPYPGVPSGTVVRQRPQPGFQIGAGEPVVLEVSR, encoded by the coding sequence TTGCCCTCTCCTCCGCCTTCGTCCCGTTTCGGCACGCGCGTCTGGAGCGCCGGCCGGCTGCTCGTGCTGGCGGTCGCGCTCGCGGTGACCTTCGGCGCGTTCTTCCTGACGGCGTTTCGCGTCACGAACCGTGCGCGCGAGGTGGCCGTGCCGGATCTGAAGGGCATGACGATCGCGGCCGCGACGACGGCGCTCGCCGACGAAGGCCTGGCGCTGAAGGTCGAGTCGCGGCGGGCCGATCCCAAGGTACCGGCCGACCGCATCCTCGCGCAGGAACCCGAGCCGGGCGCGGTGCTCCGGCGCCAGCGGACGGTCCGCGTGCGCGTGAGCGACGGGCAACGCGATCCGATCGTGCCGTCCGTCGTCGGTCAGGCCGAACGCACGGCGGAGATCGTGCTGGCGCAGGCGCAGATCGGCATCGCCAGCCGGTCTGAAATCCACGACGGCGAGTATCCGGCCGGCACCGTGATCGCGCAGGATCCGCCCGAGAAGCAGCGGGCCGGCCAGGTGAACCTGCTGGTCAACCGCGGGCAGGGCGGCGTCAGCTTCGTGATGCCGGATCTCATCGGCACGCCGGCCAGCCGCGTCGTGGACCTGCTGCGCCGCCGGGGGTTCCGCGTATCGGTGAGCGCCGACGTGCCCTATCCCGGCGTGCCGTCCGGCACCGTCGTCCGGCAGCGGCCGCAGCCCGGATTCCAGATCGGCGCCGGCGAGCCGGTGGTGCTGGAGGTGAGCCGGTGA
- a CDS encoding ribulose-phosphate 3-epimerase, translating into MTVQIAPSILSADFARLGDAVTQAEDGGADLIHVDVMDGRFVPNITIGVPVVAALNRVARVPLDVHLMIEDPGRYVEAFVTAGAATLTVHVEVLPHLHRTLSAIRELGARAGVALNPSTPVETIADVIDLVDHVLIMSVNPGFGGQTFIPRSLDRVARMRDLLTVNGSDASIGVDGGVDVHNAGRLVRAGATVLVAGSAIYGSADVAGAIQALRRAAAEA; encoded by the coding sequence GTGACCGTGCAGATCGCGCCGTCGATCCTCTCGGCCGATTTCGCGCGGCTGGGCGACGCGGTCACGCAGGCCGAGGATGGCGGCGCCGACCTCATCCACGTCGACGTCATGGACGGCCGATTCGTGCCGAACATCACCATCGGCGTGCCGGTTGTCGCGGCGCTCAATCGGGTGGCGCGCGTGCCGCTCGACGTGCACCTGATGATCGAGGATCCGGGGCGCTACGTGGAGGCGTTCGTCACGGCGGGCGCGGCCACGCTCACGGTGCACGTGGAGGTGCTGCCGCACCTGCACCGCACGCTCTCGGCCATCCGGGAGCTCGGCGCGCGGGCAGGCGTCGCGCTGAACCCATCCACGCCGGTCGAGACGATCGCCGACGTGATCGACCTCGTCGATCACGTGCTCATCATGTCGGTGAACCCTGGGTTCGGCGGTCAGACGTTCATTCCGCGCAGCCTCGACCGTGTCGCGCGGATGCGCGACCTGCTGACGGTCAACGGCAGCGACGCGAGCATCGGCGTCGACGGCGGTGTCGACGTGCACAACGCCGGCCGGCTGGTCCGCGCCGGGGCGACGGTGCTCGTCGCCGGCTCCGCCATCTACGGGTCGGCCGACGTCGCCGGCGCCATTCAGGCGCTGCGCCGGGCCGCCGCCGAGGCCTGA
- a CDS encoding acyl-CoA thioesterase, translating into MGVVYHANYFVWFEIGRTDLLRTLGWTYREMEASGVALPVIEASCVYRQPVRYDDEVQIATTGTLTSPARMEFTYELTVSGRSAVAATGRTVHAAVGADGRPCRLPSRVREAFA; encoded by the coding sequence ATGGGCGTCGTCTACCACGCGAACTACTTCGTGTGGTTCGAGATCGGGCGGACGGACCTGCTGCGCACCCTCGGCTGGACCTACCGGGAGATGGAAGCCTCGGGCGTCGCGCTGCCGGTCATCGAGGCGAGCTGCGTCTACCGCCAGCCGGTGCGCTACGATGATGAGGTGCAGATCGCCACGACCGGGACGCTGACGTCGCCCGCGCGCATGGAGTTCACGTACGAGCTGACCGTCAGCGGCCGGTCGGCCGTCGCGGCGACCGGGCGGACGGTGCACGCGGCGGTCGGCGCCGACGGCCGGCCGTGCCGGCTGCCTTCGCGCGTGCGGGAGGCCTTCGCGTGA
- a CDS encoding NAD-dependent epimerase/dehydratase family protein, which produces MKALVTGVAGFIGSTLAARLLDSGADVTGLDCFTDYYARALKEHNLEPLRARSAFRFVEAPLQTVPLEPLLDGVTHIFHLAAQAGVRGSWGEQFRTYTSHNVDATQRLLEAAKGRALHRLVYASSSSVYGDVATIPMREHSVLQPVSPYGVTKLAAEHLCYLYHVNHGVPTVSLRYFTVYGPKQRPDMAFHRFIKAALVGEPVTLFGDGEQTRDFTFVDDIVTATCTAGDRGTPGGVYNIGGGTRVTINQVLDTIGRVTGRPLTIRRLPAEKGDMRDTFADTTRAKDELGFRPTHTLDDGLAAEHRWLSGVLEVR; this is translated from the coding sequence GTGAAGGCGCTCGTCACCGGCGTCGCCGGCTTCATCGGATCGACCCTGGCGGCGCGTCTGCTCGACTCCGGCGCCGACGTCACGGGGCTGGACTGCTTCACCGACTACTACGCGCGCGCGCTGAAGGAGCACAACCTCGAGCCGCTGCGCGCCCGATCGGCGTTCCGGTTCGTCGAGGCGCCGCTGCAGACCGTGCCGCTCGAACCGCTGCTCGACGGCGTCACCCACATCTTCCATCTGGCCGCGCAGGCGGGCGTCCGCGGCAGTTGGGGCGAGCAGTTCCGCACCTACACGTCCCACAACGTCGACGCGACGCAGCGGCTGCTCGAAGCGGCGAAGGGCCGGGCGCTGCACCGTCTCGTGTACGCCTCGAGCTCGTCCGTCTACGGGGACGTCGCCACGATCCCGATGCGCGAGCACTCGGTGCTGCAGCCGGTGTCGCCGTACGGCGTGACCAAGCTGGCCGCCGAGCACCTCTGCTACCTCTACCACGTGAACCACGGCGTCCCGACGGTGTCGCTGCGGTACTTCACGGTGTACGGCCCCAAGCAGCGGCCCGACATGGCGTTCCACCGGTTCATCAAGGCCGCGCTCGTCGGCGAGCCCGTCACGCTCTTCGGCGACGGCGAGCAGACGCGCGACTTCACCTTCGTCGACGACATCGTGACGGCCACGTGCACGGCCGGCGACCGCGGCACGCCGGGCGGCGTCTATAACATCGGCGGCGGCACGCGCGTGACCATCAACCAGGTGCTCGACACGATCGGCCGAGTCACGGGACGCCCGCTGACCATCCGGCGGCTGCCCGCCGAGAAGGGCGACATGCGCGACACGTTCGCCGACACGACCCGCGCCAAGGACGAGCTGGGATTTCGGCCGACCCATACGCTCGACGACGGGCTGGCCGCCGAGCATCGATGGCTGTCCGGCGTGCTGGAGGTCCGTTGA
- the bamD gene encoding outer membrane protein assembly factor BamD translates to MTRWSRSLALPLAAVLAASLAACVAPVRMPSPGEREPDKYLFDRGTEALQKKRWLDAREYFQRIIDAYPQSSYRQEARLGIGDAHLGQGGYDQYLLGAEVFREFLRFYPLNPRADYAQYRLGYSQFKQMLSSDRDQTPTLDTLRETDQFLRSYPNSEYKPEVLKLQREARERLSTSDMRVGLHYFRNQWYSGAIPRLRSVIDDDPQYSRRDEAYYYLAESFYRVGRPKEALPYYEKLLAEYQASEFLDRAKVRAEELKRLPDPAPVSVLAAPGSPASAAQ, encoded by the coding sequence ATGACCCGATGGTCTCGATCGCTCGCGTTGCCGCTCGCCGCCGTGCTCGCCGCCTCGCTGGCCGCGTGCGTCGCGCCCGTGCGGATGCCGTCGCCCGGCGAGCGCGAACCGGACAAGTATCTCTTCGACCGAGGCACCGAGGCCCTGCAGAAGAAGCGCTGGCTCGACGCCCGCGAGTACTTCCAGCGCATCATCGACGCCTACCCGCAGAGCTCGTACCGCCAGGAAGCGCGGCTCGGCATCGGCGACGCGCACCTCGGCCAGGGTGGCTACGACCAGTACCTGCTCGGCGCCGAGGTCTTCCGGGAGTTCCTCCGGTTCTACCCGCTCAATCCGCGCGCCGACTACGCGCAGTACCGGCTCGGCTACTCGCAGTTCAAGCAGATGCTGTCGTCCGATCGCGATCAAACGCCGACGCTCGACACGCTGCGTGAAACGGACCAGTTCCTCCGCAGCTACCCGAACAGCGAGTACAAACCGGAGGTGCTGAAACTGCAGCGCGAGGCGCGCGAGCGGCTCTCGACGAGCGACATGCGCGTTGGCCTCCACTACTTCCGCAACCAGTGGTACTCAGGGGCGATCCCGCGCCTCCGATCGGTGATCGACGACGACCCCCAGTACTCGCGGCGCGATGAGGCGTACTACTACCTGGCCGAATCGTTCTACCGGGTGGGCCGGCCGAAGGAGGCCCTGCCGTACTACGAGAAGCTGCTGGCGGAGTACCAGGCGAGCGAGTTCCTGGACCGGGCGAAGGTGCGCGCCGAGGAGCTCAAGCGCTTACCCGATCCTGCGCCGGTTTCGGTGCTGGCCGCTCCGGGCTCGCCGGCGTCGGCCGCGCAGTGA
- the pgsA gene encoding CDP-diacylglycerol--glycerol-3-phosphate 3-phosphatidyltransferase: MNLPNALTLGRIFLVPLLVVVLLTGFDEQVMGISNEMLGAAIFGVASFTDWLDGYVARRRGQVTGIGQWMDPLADKLLVTAALISLVQMGLAPAWMVAVILGREFAVTVLRSVVHARGQSLPASPLGKIKMAAQVIAILLLILGPRHMQQFFVLGQAALWVATIAALVSAVDYWRRFNGVVTARPTPASPERPAPKPAQDRVSA, from the coding sequence GTGAATCTGCCGAACGCGCTCACGCTCGGACGGATTTTTCTCGTCCCCCTGCTCGTCGTCGTGCTGCTCACCGGATTCGACGAGCAGGTCATGGGCATCAGCAACGAGATGCTCGGCGCCGCCATCTTCGGCGTCGCGTCGTTCACCGACTGGCTCGACGGCTACGTGGCCAGGCGCCGCGGGCAGGTGACCGGCATCGGCCAGTGGATGGACCCGCTCGCCGACAAGCTGCTCGTGACGGCCGCCTTGATCTCGCTCGTGCAGATGGGCCTCGCGCCCGCCTGGATGGTGGCCGTGATCCTCGGACGGGAGTTCGCCGTCACGGTCCTCCGCAGCGTGGTCCACGCGCGCGGGCAGAGCCTGCCGGCCTCGCCGCTCGGCAAGATCAAGATGGCGGCGCAGGTGATCGCGATCCTGCTGCTCATCCTGGGGCCGCGGCACATGCAGCAGTTCTTCGTGCTGGGCCAGGCGGCCCTGTGGGTCGCGACGATCGCGGCGCTCGTCTCGGCGGTCGACTACTGGCGGCGGTTCAACGGGGTCGTCACTGCGCGGCCGACGCCGGCGAGCCCGGAGCGGCCAGCACCGAAACCGGCGCAGGATCGGGTAAGCGCTTGA
- a CDS encoding NDP-sugar synthase has translation MKAILLAGGQGTRLRPLTLHTPKPVVPIFDRPFLQYQIDLLRQVPEIDEVVLSLNYQPRRIEEVFGDGSAMGIALRYVVEPHPLGTGGAIRFAAGDTRGEPIVVFNGDVFTSVDLPALIARHRDRKARATIVLTPVENPSAYGLVETDHDGNVLGFIEKPNPDEIRCDTINAGIYVLEPETLDRIPPNISYSIEREFFPSLIRNNETFVAEIYRGYWIDIGTPEKYRQAHRDIMIGRFVAPPFAASPGAAVVSPDAIVEDDVTIHAPCFIDAGVVLRRGARIEPHTVIGPHCQIGEGTVVRGAILWPQTVVDAGARIGAVLAGRECRFGRHVDVADGGVFGDGSHVTDFSRA, from the coding sequence ATGAAAGCGATTTTGCTCGCCGGAGGGCAGGGCACGCGCCTGCGGCCGCTGACCCTCCACACGCCGAAGCCGGTCGTCCCGATCTTCGATCGTCCGTTCCTGCAGTACCAGATCGATCTGCTGCGGCAGGTGCCCGAGATCGACGAGGTCGTCCTGAGCCTCAACTACCAGCCGCGGCGGATCGAAGAGGTGTTCGGCGACGGCTCGGCGATGGGCATCGCGCTCCGGTACGTCGTCGAACCGCACCCGCTCGGCACGGGCGGCGCCATCCGGTTCGCGGCGGGCGACACGCGCGGCGAGCCGATCGTCGTCTTCAACGGCGACGTGTTCACGTCCGTCGATTTGCCGGCGCTCATCGCGCGGCACCGCGATCGGAAGGCGCGCGCGACGATCGTGCTCACGCCGGTGGAGAACCCGTCCGCTTACGGCCTGGTGGAGACCGACCACGACGGCAACGTGCTCGGCTTCATCGAGAAGCCGAACCCGGACGAAATCCGCTGCGACACGATCAACGCGGGGATCTACGTGCTCGAGCCCGAGACGCTCGATCGGATCCCGCCGAACATCTCGTACTCGATCGAGCGGGAGTTCTTCCCGTCGCTCATCCGCAACAACGAGACGTTCGTCGCCGAGATCTACCGCGGCTACTGGATCGACATCGGCACGCCGGAGAAGTACCGCCAGGCGCACCGGGACATCATGATCGGCCGGTTCGTGGCGCCGCCGTTCGCCGCCTCGCCCGGCGCGGCCGTCGTCTCGCCCGATGCGATCGTCGAAGACGACGTCACGATTCATGCGCCGTGCTTCATCGACGCCGGCGTGGTGCTGCGGCGAGGCGCGCGGATCGAGCCGCACACGGTCATCGGACCGCACTGTCAGATCGGCGAGGGCACGGTCGTGCGCGGCGCCATCCTCTGGCCGCAGACGGTCGTGGACGCGGGCGCCCGCATCGGTGCGGTGCTCGCCGGACGCGAGTGCCGGTTCGGCCGCCATGTCGACGTTGCCGACGGCGGCGTGTTCGGCGACGGAAGCCACGTCACCGACTTCTCGCGCGCGTGA
- a CDS encoding phosphomannomutase/phosphoglucomutase, whose translation MPISPSIFKAYDVRGLYPAEVNEGAARAIGRAYVAYLSADRIAVSRDMRVSSPSLAAAFIDGAREQGATVVDLGMCATDMMYFGVASLGLDGGVQITASHNPGEYNGIKMVRRDAFPLSGAEGIGEIRDMVTTGHVPASSRPRGGIETVSILDDYVARVLGFIDPAVVKPFNVVLDAGSGMGGLVVPRLFDRLPCRTTRLCFEIDGTFPNHEANPLIDENRVDITERVIAEKADIGIAWDGDADRCFFLDGAGEFISGDFITALLAEAALAKSPGSTIVYDVRASYAVKDVVAAHGGKAVMNRVGHAFMKRRMREENAVFGGEVTGHYYFRDFYYADNGFIPALLILELMSRRNMTLRDLLAPLRAKYFISGEINTRVADMSQVDAKLTMLAERYRHGHTYTLDGFSAEFPDWHFNVRGSNTEPMLRLNLEALTPELMAQRRDEVLGVIRG comes from the coding sequence ATGCCCATCTCTCCCTCGATCTTCAAGGCGTACGACGTCCGCGGCCTCTACCCGGCCGAGGTGAACGAAGGCGCCGCGCGCGCGATCGGCCGCGCCTACGTCGCGTACCTGAGCGCCGACCGGATCGCCGTGTCGCGCGACATGCGCGTGTCGTCGCCGTCGCTGGCCGCGGCCTTCATCGACGGAGCGCGCGAACAGGGCGCCACCGTCGTCGACCTCGGCATGTGCGCGACCGACATGATGTACTTCGGGGTCGCGAGCCTCGGCCTCGACGGCGGCGTGCAGATCACCGCGTCGCACAATCCCGGCGAGTACAACGGGATCAAGATGGTGCGGCGCGACGCCTTCCCGCTCTCGGGCGCCGAAGGCATCGGCGAGATCCGCGACATGGTGACGACCGGGCACGTCCCGGCGTCGAGCCGGCCCCGCGGCGGGATCGAGACGGTGTCGATCCTCGACGACTACGTCGCCCGCGTGCTGGGCTTCATCGACCCGGCCGTCGTCAAGCCGTTCAACGTCGTGCTCGACGCCGGCAGCGGGATGGGCGGGCTCGTCGTGCCACGGCTCTTCGACCGGCTGCCGTGCCGGACGACGAGGCTCTGCTTCGAGATCGACGGCACGTTCCCCAATCACGAGGCCAACCCGCTCATCGACGAGAACCGCGTGGACATCACCGAGCGGGTGATCGCCGAGAAGGCCGACATCGGGATCGCATGGGATGGCGACGCCGACCGCTGCTTCTTCCTCGACGGCGCCGGCGAGTTCATCTCGGGCGACTTCATCACGGCGCTGCTCGCCGAAGCCGCGCTCGCCAAGTCGCCCGGCTCGACGATCGTCTACGACGTGCGCGCGAGCTACGCCGTCAAGGACGTCGTCGCCGCGCACGGCGGCAAGGCCGTGATGAACCGCGTCGGCCACGCGTTCATGAAGCGGCGGATGCGCGAAGAGAACGCGGTCTTCGGCGGCGAGGTCACCGGCCACTACTACTTCAGGGACTTCTACTACGCCGACAACGGCTTCATCCCGGCGCTGCTGATCCTCGAGCTGATGTCACGCCGGAACATGACGCTCCGCGATCTGCTCGCGCCGCTGCGGGCGAAGTACTTCATCTCGGGCGAGATCAACACCCGCGTCGCCGACATGAGCCAGGTGGACGCCAAGCTGACCATGCTGGCCGAGCGCTACCGGCATGGGCACACCTACACGCTCGACGGGTTCTCGGCCGAGTTCCCCGATTGGCACTTCAACGTCCGCGGCTCGAACACCGAGCCGATGCTGCGGCTGAACCTCGAGGCGCTGACGCCGGAGCTGATGGCACAGAGACGCGACGAGGTGCTCGGGGTAATCCGAGGATAG
- a CDS encoding alpha/beta hydrolase: MPPAPGRLVDVGGFRLHVATEGTRGPAVVFDAALGGSSISWTFVQPSVSRFARTAAYDRAGFGWSDAGPLPRTAGRSADELHTALRVAGVPPPYVLVGHSYGGLVMRIFAARYRRDVAGVVLVDPAHPEDWADPAPKEQARIDKGVLLCRYGVAAARFRLSHLVAILVGLGAMRPARALADTLARGGLGGEIDYILSPFWKLPAEVRRPLHRFWARRRFFEALGSQIGSIATSAREALEASASGYGDLPLITLSAADPSPYRVNQQDALARLSSQGAHLIAKRSGHWIPLDEPEWIVAVIRDLVDTVRKERSPSPAAMSIPPVASGV; this comes from the coding sequence ATGCCGCCCGCACCGGGACGGCTCGTCGACGTCGGCGGCTTCCGGTTGCACGTCGCGACGGAAGGAACTCGCGGGCCTGCCGTCGTGTTCGATGCGGCGCTCGGCGGATCTTCGATCAGTTGGACCTTCGTGCAGCCGTCGGTCAGCCGGTTCGCGAGAACCGCTGCGTACGACCGGGCCGGCTTCGGCTGGAGCGATGCCGGTCCGCTGCCTCGCACGGCCGGCCGCTCGGCCGACGAGCTGCACACCGCGCTCCGGGTTGCCGGCGTGCCGCCGCCGTACGTGCTCGTGGGCCACTCGTACGGCGGGTTGGTCATGCGGATCTTCGCCGCGCGCTACCGGCGCGACGTCGCGGGTGTAGTGCTCGTCGATCCCGCGCATCCCGAGGATTGGGCCGATCCCGCGCCCAAGGAGCAGGCGCGCATCGACAAGGGCGTGCTGCTGTGCCGCTACGGCGTCGCGGCCGCGCGGTTCAGGCTGTCGCACCTCGTCGCGATCCTCGTGGGGCTCGGTGCCATGCGGCCGGCCCGGGCGCTGGCCGACACGTTGGCGCGTGGCGGCCTCGGCGGCGAGATCGACTACATCCTGTCGCCGTTCTGGAAGTTGCCCGCCGAGGTCCGCCGGCCGCTCCACCGATTCTGGGCGCGGCGCAGATTCTTCGAGGCGCTTGGCAGCCAGATTGGCTCGATCGCGACGAGCGCCCGCGAAGCGCTGGAGGCCTCCGCCTCGGGCTACGGCGACCTGCCGCTCATCACGTTGTCAGCCGCCGATCCATCCCCTTATCGTGTCAACCAGCAGGATGCGCTCGCGCGCCTGTCGTCGCAGGGCGCGCACCTGATCGCGAAGCGAAGCGGACACTGGATCCCTCTCGACGAGCCGGAATGGATCGTCGCGGTCATCCGCGACCTCGTCGACACAGTCCGAAAAGAGCGCTCGCCGAGCCCGGCGGCGATGTCGATCCCGCCCGTGGCGAGCGGCGTGTGA
- a CDS encoding DNA starvation/stationary phase protection protein, whose amino-acid sequence MAPRILDSDVILQHAAPLGNREPHEIQPYGHLIKSPIALPESVCRQSVENLNQLLADTMTLASLYKKHHWQVTGPTFYPLHLLFDKHHEAQDALIDVIAERIQLLGGISVAMAPDVAELTIIPRPPKGREPVSTQISRLLHAHEVILREARAMAHMAGEQGDDGTNDLIVSSIVRTNEMQVYFVSQHVVDVPLVEHETHQHAQK is encoded by the coding sequence ATGGCACCTCGAATCCTCGACTCCGACGTCATCCTCCAGCATGCCGCGCCGCTCGGTAATCGTGAGCCGCACGAGATCCAGCCCTACGGGCACCTGATCAAGTCCCCGATCGCTCTGCCGGAATCGGTGTGCCGCCAGAGCGTCGAAAACCTGAACCAACTGCTCGCCGATACGATGACGCTGGCCAGCCTGTACAAGAAACATCATTGGCAGGTCACGGGCCCGACGTTCTACCCGCTGCACTTGCTCTTCGACAAGCACCACGAGGCGCAGGACGCGCTGATCGACGTCATCGCCGAGCGGATTCAACTGCTCGGCGGCATCAGCGTCGCGATGGCGCCGGACGTGGCCGAGCTGACGATCATCCCCCGGCCGCCGAAGGGACGCGAGCCGGTCTCGACGCAGATTTCACGCCTGCTGCACGCGCACGAGGTGATTCTGCGTGAGGCGCGGGCCATGGCGCACATGGCCGGCGAGCAGGGCGACGACGGTACGAACGACTTGATCGTGAGCAGCATCGTGCGCACGAACGAGATGCAGGTCTACTTCGTGTCCCAGCACGTCGTCGATGTGCCGCTCGTGGAGCACGAAACGCACCAGCACGCTCAGAAGTGA